A stretch of the Papaver somniferum cultivar HN1 chromosome 6, ASM357369v1, whole genome shotgun sequence genome encodes the following:
- the LOC113285741 gene encoding peroxidase 3-like yields MGKIMGSSAIVIYMAFCLLGSAFAQLKMGFYAQSCPRAEKIIQDYVKPRAPGAAASLLRMHFHDCFVRGCDASVLLNSTSNQAEKDAPPNLTLRGFDFIDKVKTLVEAACPGVVSCADIISLAARDSVVAIGGPTWQVPTGRRDGRVSVRSEALQNIPNPNSNFTTLRTDFANKGLSVKDLVLLSGAHTIGVSHCNPSFSDRLYNFTGKGDQDPSLDSEYATNLKARKCRTITDNTTLAEMDPGSFKTFDLSYYKLLVKRRGLFHSDAALITDATSKSFVTQLLQGSLSNFFTEFATSMEKMGQIGVTTGPTGEIRKICSATN; encoded by the exons ATGGGAAAAATAATGGGTTCTTCAGCCATTGTAATTTATATggctttttgtttgctaggtTCAGCATTTGCTCAACTGAAGATGGGCTTTTATGCTCAAAGTTGCCCTAGAGCTGAGAAAATTATCCAAGACTATGTGAAGCCACGTGCCCCTGGTGCGGCTGCATCTTTACTCAGAATGCATTTTCATGACTGTTTTGTCAGG GGTTGTGATGCATCTGTATTACTGAACTCAACCAGCAATCAAGCGGAAAAAGATGCTCCACCAAACCTGACTCTCCGAGGCTTCGACTTCATTGACAAAGTGAAAACCTTAGTAGAAGCTGCATGCCCTGGAGTTGTTTCTTGTGCAGATATCATCTCTTTAGCTGCAAGGGATTCAGTTGTTGCCATA GGAGGACCTACATGGCAAGTTCCCACTGGACGACGAGATGGAAGAGTTTCAGTAAGGTCTGAGGCCTTGCAAAACATCCCTAATCCTAATAGCAACTTTACTACCCTTCGAACAGACTTCGCTAATAAAGGGCTTAGCGTGAAAGACCTAGTTTTGTTATCTG GTGCTCACACGATCGGTGTCTCTCACTGCAATCCTTCTTTCTCCGATCGTCTATACAATTTTACCGGTAAAGGAGATCAAGATCCTTCACTAGACAGTGAATACGCAACAAATTTGAAGGCAAGGAAATGCAGAACAATAACTGACAACACGACATTAGCTGAGATGGATCCAGGAAGCTTTAAGACTTTCGATTTAAGTTACTACAAGCTTTTAGTTAAAAGACGTGGTCTGTTTCACTCAGATGCTGCTCTTATTACAGACGCTACTTCAAAATCATTTGTTACCCAATTGCTCCAAGGTAGTCTATCAAATTTCTTTACAGAGTTCGCCACATCTATGGAAAAAATGGGTCAAATTGGAGTTACGACCGGACCAACCGGTGAAATTCGAAAGATATGCTCGGCTACCAATTAG